In Oncorhynchus tshawytscha isolate Ot180627B linkage group LG06, Otsh_v2.0, whole genome shotgun sequence, the following are encoded in one genomic region:
- the LOC121846628 gene encoding cadherin-23-like — MFSINELSGLVTRGQRALDRESSSSHVLEVEAYNRDQGRMRSSVRLSSYTSLTLSPSVFPLQVIVYVEDANDEPPVFTQQQYNRLGLRETAGIGTSVIVVRATDPDTGDGGAVAYALVSGSDHKFDVDMSTGLVTTVDYLDYETKTSYLMNVSATNQAPPFHRGFCTVYVTLLNELDEAVAFFSAGYEVSLLENIATGTEVVQVQAQSADNLNQLSYRFDPDTSPAALTLFKIDSITGRITVTGLLDREKGDIYTLTVVADDGGPKKDSTVSGELP, encoded by the exons ATGTTTAGCATCAATGAGCTCTCAGGGCTCGTGACGCGGGGCCAGAGGGCtctggacagagagagcagcagctcCCACGTGCTAGAGGTAGAGGCCTACAACAGAGACCAAGGCAGGATGAGGAGCTCCGTACGG TTGTCCAGTTATACTTCATTGACTCTCAgtccctctgtcttccccctACAGGTGATAGTGTATGTGGAAGACGCCAACGACGAGCCACCAGTGTTCACCCAACAGCAGTACAACCGCCTGGGCCTAAGGGAGACCGCTGGCATTGGCACCTCTGTCATCGTAGTCCGAGCCACAGACCCCGACACCG gTGATGGCGGGGCGGTGGCCTATGCCCTCGTCTCCGGGTCCGACCATAAGTTCGATGTGGACATGAGCACGGGCCTGGTGACCACTGTAGACTACCTAGACTACGAGACCAAGACCAGCTACCTGATGAACGTGTCGGCTACTAACCAGGCACCGCCGTTCCACCGTGGCTTCTGCACGGTCTACGTGACCTTACTTAATGAGCTGGACGAGGCAGTGGCGTTCTTCTCGGCGGGCTACGAGGTGTCACTCCTAGAGAACATCGCCACGGGAACGGAGGTGGTGCAGGTACAGGCGCAGTCGGCGGACAACCTCAACCAGCTGTCGTATCGCTTCGACCCGGACACATCGCCAGCCGCCCTCACCCTTTTCAAGATTGACAGTATAACA GGTCGTATCACAGTCACAGGGCtgctggacagagagaagggggatatcTACACCCTGACTGTGGTGGCTGACGATGGGGGACCAAAAAAAGACTCCACTGTG TCTGGAGAACTGCCTTAA